One part of the Desulfonema ishimotonii genome encodes these proteins:
- a CDS encoding ParB/RepB/Spo0J family partition protein, with product MNCKIKQIPLSRIRMEEDHYRITTEADLRPLSASVAAVGLIAPPLLAETGDEFQIISGFRRVAACHGLEWTEIEAKVFGPDISEADCVRLAVSDNALQRQLNLIEMSRAFQLLRPLCRDMKALAASAADLGLPSNHGMIRKVLPLCRLPLPVQEGILAETLPLPIALDLGNLPPEEMLAFADIFNTLRLSLNKQREVLSLVREIAARDDLAVADVLKSDAVKEILEHPDYDRNRKARLLRISLRQRRFPNLAHAEQILEEQVRQLKLGNGVRLIPPKDFEGRAYSFHLEFKTPDDLNARRSTLDRVSASPVLRQILDGYSFD from the coding sequence ATGAACTGTAAGATAAAACAGATCCCCCTCTCCCGGATCAGAATGGAGGAGGACCATTACCGGATCACCACGGAGGCCGACCTGCGGCCTCTGTCGGCATCCGTGGCGGCGGTGGGGCTGATTGCCCCGCCGCTTCTGGCGGAAACGGGCGATGAGTTTCAGATCATCAGCGGTTTCCGCCGCGTGGCGGCCTGCCACGGGCTGGAATGGACCGAAATTGAGGCAAAGGTGTTCGGGCCGGATATTTCGGAAGCGGACTGTGTCCGGCTTGCGGTTTCAGACAATGCCCTGCAGCGGCAGCTCAACCTCATCGAGATGTCCAGGGCATTCCAACTGCTCCGGCCCCTCTGCAGGGATATGAAAGCGCTGGCAGCGTCGGCCGCCGACCTGGGGCTGCCTTCGAATCACGGGATGATCAGAAAGGTGCTGCCCCTCTGCCGCCTGCCCCTTCCGGTTCAGGAAGGGATTCTGGCCGAGACCCTGCCGCTGCCCATCGCCCTGGATCTGGGGAACCTGCCGCCCGAAGAGATGCTTGCGTTTGCCGACATCTTTAACACCCTGAGGCTCAGTCTGAACAAACAGCGGGAGGTTCTCAGTCTGGTCAGAGAGATTGCCGCCCGTGACGATTTGGCCGTGGCCGATGTCCTGAAATCCGATGCGGTAAAAGAGATTCTCGAACACCCGGATTATGACCGGAACCGGAAAGCCCGGCTGCTCCGCATCTCTCTGCGGCAGCGCCGTTTCCCGAATCTGGCCCATGCGGAACAGATCCTTGAGGAACAGGTGCGGCAACTGAAGCTGGGCAACGGGGTAAGGCTGATCCCGCCGAAGGATTTTGAGGGCAGGGCATACAGTTTTCACCTTGAGTTTAAAACCCCTGACGATCTGAACGCCCGCCGGTCCACCCTGGACAGGGTTTCGGCGTCACCGGTTCTCCGTCAGATCCTTGACGGATATTCTTTTGATTAG
- a CDS encoding cyclic nucleotide-binding domain-containing protein, with product MSNKVVLSGSLEFLGLGDILQLIGSNGSSGILRVISKYSAEPGQVYFSKGSIIHATSPSLSGLDAAYALFGWAEGVFEFVEEAVSVKKTIRTSRMEIILDGLRMVDDGVTQKMGAVSFDDNKESSGEASLRIPVLKGPLVDYMYVLDEESFYQNRKIVQENKHGSWIWAILEGTVDIIKETPKGPLTIIRLGPGAFIGGVTSFSFHENVRTATAQAATDVQLGVLDAQRMAEEYGNCSLQFRDVALSLDRRRNEITERAVDIYLKQDNLKKITQGKKLMVRQGKKEEKLFRIDQGEVAVVRKTKAGYLPLALLGPGDFIGPVPFYDIGHEPQLASVFASEDVEFSPLDAQLLLEEYDQLSSTLKNLIEGIATSISITTRVAYDFLKINARKK from the coding sequence ATGAGCAATAAGGTTGTTCTTTCAGGCAGTCTTGAGTTTCTGGGATTGGGAGATATTTTGCAGCTCATCGGCTCCAATGGCAGTTCCGGTATTTTGCGGGTGATCAGTAAATATTCTGCCGAGCCGGGGCAGGTCTACTTTTCCAAAGGCAGCATCATTCATGCCACATCGCCTTCGCTGAGCGGCCTGGATGCGGCCTATGCCCTGTTCGGATGGGCTGAAGGGGTTTTCGAGTTCGTCGAAGAGGCCGTCAGCGTAAAAAAAACCATCAGAACCAGCCGGATGGAAATCATTCTGGACGGCCTGCGAATGGTGGACGATGGCGTTACACAGAAGATGGGGGCCGTATCCTTTGACGATAACAAAGAGAGCAGTGGCGAGGCCAGCCTCCGCATTCCCGTTCTGAAAGGCCCGCTGGTGGATTACATGTATGTACTGGACGAAGAATCCTTCTATCAGAACCGGAAGATCGTTCAGGAAAACAAACATGGGAGCTGGATATGGGCCATACTGGAGGGAACTGTTGATATTATTAAGGAAACACCCAAAGGCCCCCTGACGATAATCAGACTGGGGCCCGGCGCGTTTATCGGCGGCGTCACCTCTTTTTCGTTTCATGAGAATGTCCGTACCGCCACCGCGCAGGCGGCCACGGATGTTCAGCTGGGCGTTCTGGATGCACAGCGGATGGCCGAAGAATACGGGAACTGTTCACTACAGTTCCGGGATGTTGCACTGAGCCTGGACAGGCGGAGAAATGAGATCACAGAGCGGGCTGTTGACATTTATCTGAAACAGGATAATCTCAAAAAGATAACCCAGGGCAAGAAGCTGATGGTGAGGCAGGGGAAAAAAGAGGAGAAGCTTTTCAGGATTGATCAGGGCGAAGTGGCTGTTGTCCGAAAGACAAAAGCGGGCTATCTTCCTCTGGCGCTTCTCGGTCCGGGCGATTTTATCGGTCCGGTCCCTTTTTATGATATCGGACATGAGCCGCAGCTTGCATCTGTGTTTGCATCGGAAGATGTCGAATTCAGTCCGCTGGATGCGCAACTTCTGCTGGAAGAATACGACCAGCTCTCTTCGACATTGAAAAACCTGATCGAAGGCATTGCGACAAGTATATCGATTACGACGCGGGTAGCCTATGATTTTCTGAAGATCAATGCCCGGAAAAAGTGA
- a CDS encoding GTP-binding protein produces the protein MANLNLKSREIEIKIVYYGAGRCGKTTNLEYIFKTFRKQVLGEMVSAKTEGDRTLFFDFLPMGIGKVKGYDIRIQLYTVPGQVRYASTRKMVLREVDGVVFVADSLEIRRKANMLSLRDLHQNLKDYGLSILKIPLILQYNKRDLAEQGLPLMSVKQMERDLNRQLKVPSYPASAIRGDGVGPTLKTCIKLTLQSMKKQMGW, from the coding sequence ATGGCGAATCTCAATTTAAAAAGTCGGGAAATAGAAATCAAAATCGTCTATTATGGTGCGGGACGGTGCGGAAAGACAACGAATCTCGAATATATTTTCAAGACGTTCAGGAAACAGGTTCTCGGTGAAATGGTTTCCGCCAAAACCGAAGGGGACCGGACGCTCTTTTTCGATTTTCTTCCCATGGGGATCGGTAAGGTCAAAGGGTATGATATCCGGATTCAGTTATATACGGTCCCGGGCCAGGTAAGATATGCCTCCACGCGGAAGATGGTTTTACGGGAGGTGGACGGGGTCGTCTTTGTTGCCGACTCCCTTGAAATCCGGCGGAAGGCCAACATGCTGTCCCTCAGAGATCTGCACCAGAATCTGAAAGACTATGGGCTGAGCATTTTAAAGATACCGCTGATTCTCCAATACAACAAAAGGGATCTTGCCGAACAGGGCCTCCCCCTCATGTCCGTCAAACAGATGGAAAGAGACCTGAACCGCCAGTTGAAGGTGCCGTCTTATCCGGCCAGCGCCATCCGGGGTGACGGGGTCGGTCCGACACTGAAAACCTGTATCAAACTGACGTTGCAGTCCATGAAAAAACAGATGGGATGGTAA
- a CDS encoding phosphoribosylaminoimidazolesuccinocarboxamide synthase yields the protein MKNVVFETDFKDLTLVKKGKVRDMYDLGDALLMVATDRMSAFDVIMPDPIPGKGKILTQISLFWFDVMKSLIPNHLISGDVADYPDSCKPYADILRGRSMLVKKAEPLPIECVVRGYISGSGWKSYRESGAICGIALPDGLKESDRLPEPIFTPSTKEEVGEHDINIDFEETVRRIGRPLAEKVRELSLEIYRKGVELAAEKGIIIADTKFEFGLIDGELILIDEVMTPDSSRFWPQSDYRPGGPQKSFDKQYLRDYLTSIGWNKQPPGPSLPEDVVKNTLGKYMEALTLLTGTDHEL from the coding sequence ATGAAAAACGTCGTTTTTGAAACAGATTTTAAGGATTTGACGCTGGTTAAAAAGGGCAAGGTCCGGGATATGTATGATCTGGGAGATGCCCTGCTGATGGTTGCCACGGACCGGATGTCGGCATTTGATGTCATCATGCCGGACCCGATTCCGGGGAAGGGCAAAATCCTGACCCAAATTTCCCTGTTCTGGTTTGATGTGATGAAGTCGCTGATTCCCAACCACCTGATTTCAGGGGATGTGGCGGATTATCCGGATAGCTGCAAGCCGTATGCCGATATTCTCCGGGGGCGGAGTATGCTGGTAAAGAAGGCAGAGCCGCTTCCCATTGAGTGCGTGGTCCGGGGCTATATTTCCGGGTCCGGCTGGAAATCCTACCGGGAGTCCGGGGCCATCTGCGGCATTGCGCTGCCGGACGGCCTGAAAGAATCCGACAGGCTCCCCGAACCGATCTTCACCCCGTCAACCAAAGAGGAAGTCGGAGAACACGATATCAATATCGACTTTGAGGAAACCGTAAGGCGAATCGGCCGCCCCCTGGCGGAAAAGGTCAGGGAACTCAGCCTTGAGATCTACCGGAAAGGGGTTGAACTGGCTGCTGAAAAAGGAATCATCATTGCGGATACCAAATTTGAGTTCGGCCTTATTGATGGCGAACTCATCCTGATTGACGAGGTGATGACGCCGGATTCCTCCAGATTCTGGCCCCAGAGCGATTACCGCCCCGGCGGGCCGCAGAAGAGTTTTGACAAGCAGTATCTGCGGGACTATCTCACTTCAATCGGCTGGAACAAACAGCCGCCGGGGCCGTCTCTGCCCGAAGATGTGGTGAAAAACACCCTCGGGAAATATATGGAAGCCCTGACCCTGCTGACCGGTACGGACCATGAACTGTAA
- a CDS encoding PilZ domain-containing protein — MTEKRKYERVSSLNLSYVCTDQNGQVVSEGMGRTLNVSESGILLETSFCIISRQRIALTIAMGEDLVDLKGRVIRCQDCGNGIFHTGIEFREIGERDRQVLLRYIHLVETGEIAD, encoded by the coding sequence ATGACAGAAAAAAGAAAGTATGAACGGGTGAGTTCCCTGAATTTGTCCTATGTGTGTACCGATCAGAACGGGCAGGTGGTGAGTGAGGGTATGGGAAGAACCCTGAACGTGTCTGAATCCGGTATTCTTCTTGAAACCAGTTTCTGTATCATTTCCAGACAGAGAATTGCATTGACGATTGCCATGGGAGAGGATCTGGTTGATCTGAAGGGGCGGGTGATCCGGTGTCAGGACTGTGGCAATGGTATTTTTCATACAGGGATTGAATTCCGGGAGATCGGGGAGCGGGACCGACAGGTTCTCCTCCGGTACATTCATCTCGTCGAAACCGGTGAAATAGCGGACTGA
- a CDS encoding GNAT family N-acetyltransferase, whose protein sequence is MKLTNVDDRRDWETLTGQCLEADLQQTWAYGQGVQSCIGWTPVRQVVTDGHRPLAMAQTLVKEVPVLGKVARMQHGPMFIRGDNGCSPSEAAEAIALFRQHWVEREGATLHLSPCLFSAAMPDGWEADIRLRPSDEALWESIRVDVTLPDKVLRKNMKRRWRNPLRKAEKAGLEIRVGDTAADLGFFLEHYRQATHEKGFSWPSPELVQAIWEADPSVLRMLFAVHRGERIGAMVLYRYAATQFSLVAWNSPEAGKFHAHNFLIWQSVCHARETGCKWLDLGGTDPEHLPGITKFKQGLGGEAYRLLGNFEARPSDAVTDGPDYRRGLGHILPGLALPDSPAPAGGTDETGDRVAEIIARFVREIHASDMDVNETTSLIDGGIIDSLSLVSVVQALQEAFGIDIGVQDITIDNFDRIDSIRNFVRSKLN, encoded by the coding sequence TTGAAACTGACGAATGTTGATGACAGACGGGACTGGGAGACGCTGACCGGGCAATGCCTGGAAGCAGACCTTCAGCAGACCTGGGCCTATGGACAGGGCGTTCAGTCCTGTATCGGATGGACGCCGGTGCGGCAGGTGGTCACGGACGGTCACAGGCCGCTGGCAATGGCCCAGACACTGGTGAAAGAAGTGCCGGTTCTGGGCAAAGTCGCCCGGATGCAGCACGGCCCGATGTTTATCCGGGGAGACAACGGATGTTCCCCGTCGGAAGCTGCGGAGGCCATTGCCCTTTTCCGGCAGCACTGGGTAGAGAGAGAGGGCGCGACACTTCACCTGTCGCCCTGTCTCTTTTCCGCAGCTATGCCGGACGGATGGGAAGCTGATATCCGGCTGCGGCCTTCGGACGAGGCCCTGTGGGAATCAATCCGGGTGGATGTCACCCTGCCCGACAAAGTGCTGCGCAAGAACATGAAACGCCGCTGGCGAAATCCCCTCCGAAAGGCCGAAAAGGCAGGCCTTGAGATCCGGGTCGGCGACACGGCGGCAGACCTTGGGTTTTTCCTGGAACACTACCGGCAGGCCACCCATGAAAAGGGCTTTTCCTGGCCATCTCCCGAACTGGTTCAGGCCATCTGGGAGGCGGACCCGTCCGTGCTGCGGATGCTGTTTGCCGTTCACCGGGGCGAGCGCATCGGGGCAATGGTGCTGTACCGGTATGCGGCCACCCAGTTCAGTCTGGTGGCGTGGAACAGCCCCGAAGCCGGGAAATTTCACGCCCACAACTTCCTCATCTGGCAGTCCGTCTGCCATGCCCGTGAAACCGGGTGCAAATGGCTGGATCTCGGTGGGACTGACCCGGAACACCTGCCCGGCATTACGAAATTCAAACAGGGGCTGGGGGGCGAGGCATACCGCCTGCTCGGCAATTTCGAGGCCCGGCCTTCGGATGCGGTCACAGACGGCCCGGACTACCGCAGGGGACTGGGCCACATCCTGCCCGGACTGGCCCTGCCCGACAGTCCGGCTCCGGCAGGCGGAACCGATGAGACGGGGGACCGGGTGGCGGAGATTATTGCCCGGTTTGTCCGGGAGATTCACGCATCGGACATGGATGTGAATGAGACCACCTCTCTGATCGACGGCGGGATTATCGACTCCCTCAGCCTGGTCAGCGTTGTTCAGGCGCTTCAGGAGGCCTTTGGCATCGACATCGGGGTTCAGGATATCACCATTGACAATTTCGACCGGATTGATTCCATCCGAAATTTTGTCCGTTCAAAACTCAACTGA